The following are encoded together in the Equus quagga isolate Etosha38 chromosome 1, UCLA_HA_Equagga_1.0, whole genome shotgun sequence genome:
- the ANKRD33 gene encoding photoreceptor ankyrin repeat protein isoform X3, translating to MVACYHGFGSVVALLSRCPFLDVNQQDKEGDTALMLAAQAGHAPLVSLLLNYYAGLDLERRDQRGLTALMKAAMRDRSECVAALLMAGADLTAVDPVRGKTALEWALLTDSFDTVCRIRQLLRRPQVEQLSQHYQPEWPALPGLVAQAQAQAQAQAAPSLLERLQTTLSLPFAQSPQEGGVLDHLVTITTSLASPFLTTACQTLCPDHPPALGTRSKSVPELLGSAPPPPPVPQPPQVVPGSRVFVPYQSPQGMLSMCPQWLQPRDSTSPRPQAPKILLSKAPSSPWQCKLKPRPSGHRMLALPLWRYQELRMERRRQEEEEEARLSQSQGKMG from the exons ATGGTCGCATGCTACCACGGCTTCGGGAGTGTCGTGGCCCTGCTCAGCCGCTGCCCTTTCCTCGATGTGAACCAGCAGGACAAAGAAGGAGACACAGCCCTCATGCTGGCTGCCCAAGCAG GCCACGCGCCTCTGGTGAGTCTCCTGCTGAACTACTATGCGGGCCTGGACCTGGAGCGCCGGGACCAGCGGGGGCTGACTGCGCTGATGAAGGCTGCCATGCGGGACCGCTCGGAATGCGTGGCTGCCCTCCTCATGGCAG GTGCTGACCTGACAGCGGTGGATCCCGTTCGAGGCAAGACGGCCCTGGAGTGGGCACTGCTGACCGACAGCTTCGACACGGTGTGCAGGATCCGGCAGCTGCTGCGCCGGCCCCAGGTGGAGCAGCTCAGCCAGCATTACCAGCCCGAGTGGCCAGCCTTGCCCGGGCTcgtggcccaggcccaggcccaggcccaggcccaggccgcCCCATCTCTCCTGGAGCGACTACAGACCACCTTGAGCCTGCCCTTTGCCCAGTCTCCTCAGGAGGGGGGTGTCCTGGACCACCTCGTGACCATCACGACCAGCCTGGCGAGTCCCTTCCTTACCACGGCCTGCCAGACCCTGTGCCCTGACCACCCACCTGCACTGGGCACCCGAAGCAAGTCTGTGCCAGAGCTGCTAGGCAgtgccccgccccctcccccagtgcccCAGCCCCCTCAGGTGGTCCCCGGCTCCCGGGTCTTCGTCCCCTACCAGAGCCCTCAGGGCATGTTGAGCATGTGCCCTCAGTGGCTACAGCCCAGGGACAGTACCAGCCCCAGGCCCCAAGCTCCCAAGATCCTCCTCTCCAAGGCACCCTCATCTCCCTGGCAGTGCAAGCTGAAGCCCCGGCCGTCAGGGCATCGAATGCTGGCCCTTCCTCTCTGGAGATACCAAGAGctcaggatggagaggaggaggcaggaggaggaggaggaggccaggtTGTCACAGAGCCAGGGGAAGATGGGCtag
- the ANKRD33 gene encoding photoreceptor ankyrin repeat protein isoform X2, protein MSEALSCPSNETPAPGCRLGALYWACVRNDPAQLQARLDDGVSPEEATQVDGNGRDKEGDTALMLAAQAGHAPLVSLLLNYYAGLDLERRDQRGLTALMKAAMRDRSECVAALLMAGADLTAVDPVRGKTALEWALLTDSFDTVCRIRQLLRRPQVEQLSQHYQPEWPALPGLVAQAQAQAQAQAAPSLLERLQTTLSLPFAQSPQEGGVLDHLVTITTSLASPFLTTACQTLCPDHPPALGTRSKSVPELLGSAPPPPPVPQPPQVVPGSRVFVPYQSPQGMLSMCPQWLQPRDSTSPRPQAPKILLSKAPSSPWQCKLKPRPSGHRMLALPLWRYQELRMERRRQEEEEEARLSQSQGKMG, encoded by the exons ATGTCTGAGGCGCTGTCCTGCCCCAGCAATGagacccctgccccaggctgcagACTGGGGGCCCTGTACTGGGCCTGTGTCCGCAATGACCCTGCCCAGCTCCAAGCCAGGCTGGATGATGGGGTCTCCCCAGAAGAGGCCACCCAGGTGGACGGCAACGGGAGG GACAAAGAAGGAGACACAGCCCTCATGCTGGCTGCCCAAGCAG GCCACGCGCCTCTGGTGAGTCTCCTGCTGAACTACTATGCGGGCCTGGACCTGGAGCGCCGGGACCAGCGGGGGCTGACTGCGCTGATGAAGGCTGCCATGCGGGACCGCTCGGAATGCGTGGCTGCCCTCCTCATGGCAG GTGCTGACCTGACAGCGGTGGATCCCGTTCGAGGCAAGACGGCCCTGGAGTGGGCACTGCTGACCGACAGCTTCGACACGGTGTGCAGGATCCGGCAGCTGCTGCGCCGGCCCCAGGTGGAGCAGCTCAGCCAGCATTACCAGCCCGAGTGGCCAGCCTTGCCCGGGCTcgtggcccaggcccaggcccaggcccaggcccaggccgcCCCATCTCTCCTGGAGCGACTACAGACCACCTTGAGCCTGCCCTTTGCCCAGTCTCCTCAGGAGGGGGGTGTCCTGGACCACCTCGTGACCATCACGACCAGCCTGGCGAGTCCCTTCCTTACCACGGCCTGCCAGACCCTGTGCCCTGACCACCCACCTGCACTGGGCACCCGAAGCAAGTCTGTGCCAGAGCTGCTAGGCAgtgccccgccccctcccccagtgcccCAGCCCCCTCAGGTGGTCCCCGGCTCCCGGGTCTTCGTCCCCTACCAGAGCCCTCAGGGCATGTTGAGCATGTGCCCTCAGTGGCTACAGCCCAGGGACAGTACCAGCCCCAGGCCCCAAGCTCCCAAGATCCTCCTCTCCAAGGCACCCTCATCTCCCTGGCAGTGCAAGCTGAAGCCCCGGCCGTCAGGGCATCGAATGCTGGCCCTTCCTCTCTGGAGATACCAAGAGctcaggatggagaggaggaggcaggaggaggaggaggaggccaggtTGTCACAGAGCCAGGGGAAGATGGGCtag
- the ANKRD33 gene encoding photoreceptor ankyrin repeat protein isoform X1 has product MSEALSCPSNETPAPGCRLGALYWACVRNDPAQLQARLDDGVSPEEATQVDGNGRTGLMVACYHGFGSVVALLSRCPFLDVNQQDKEGDTALMLAAQAGHAPLVSLLLNYYAGLDLERRDQRGLTALMKAAMRDRSECVAALLMAGADLTAVDPVRGKTALEWALLTDSFDTVCRIRQLLRRPQVEQLSQHYQPEWPALPGLVAQAQAQAQAQAAPSLLERLQTTLSLPFAQSPQEGGVLDHLVTITTSLASPFLTTACQTLCPDHPPALGTRSKSVPELLGSAPPPPPVPQPPQVVPGSRVFVPYQSPQGMLSMCPQWLQPRDSTSPRPQAPKILLSKAPSSPWQCKLKPRPSGHRMLALPLWRYQELRMERRRQEEEEEARLSQSQGKMG; this is encoded by the exons ATGTCTGAGGCGCTGTCCTGCCCCAGCAATGagacccctgccccaggctgcagACTGGGGGCCCTGTACTGGGCCTGTGTCCGCAATGACCCTGCCCAGCTCCAAGCCAGGCTGGATGATGGGGTCTCCCCAGAAGAGGCCACCCAGGTGGACGGCAACGGGAGG acaGGCCTCATGGTCGCATGCTACCACGGCTTCGGGAGTGTCGTGGCCCTGCTCAGCCGCTGCCCTTTCCTCGATGTGAACCAGCAGGACAAAGAAGGAGACACAGCCCTCATGCTGGCTGCCCAAGCAG GCCACGCGCCTCTGGTGAGTCTCCTGCTGAACTACTATGCGGGCCTGGACCTGGAGCGCCGGGACCAGCGGGGGCTGACTGCGCTGATGAAGGCTGCCATGCGGGACCGCTCGGAATGCGTGGCTGCCCTCCTCATGGCAG GTGCTGACCTGACAGCGGTGGATCCCGTTCGAGGCAAGACGGCCCTGGAGTGGGCACTGCTGACCGACAGCTTCGACACGGTGTGCAGGATCCGGCAGCTGCTGCGCCGGCCCCAGGTGGAGCAGCTCAGCCAGCATTACCAGCCCGAGTGGCCAGCCTTGCCCGGGCTcgtggcccaggcccaggcccaggcccaggcccaggccgcCCCATCTCTCCTGGAGCGACTACAGACCACCTTGAGCCTGCCCTTTGCCCAGTCTCCTCAGGAGGGGGGTGTCCTGGACCACCTCGTGACCATCACGACCAGCCTGGCGAGTCCCTTCCTTACCACGGCCTGCCAGACCCTGTGCCCTGACCACCCACCTGCACTGGGCACCCGAAGCAAGTCTGTGCCAGAGCTGCTAGGCAgtgccccgccccctcccccagtgcccCAGCCCCCTCAGGTGGTCCCCGGCTCCCGGGTCTTCGTCCCCTACCAGAGCCCTCAGGGCATGTTGAGCATGTGCCCTCAGTGGCTACAGCCCAGGGACAGTACCAGCCCCAGGCCCCAAGCTCCCAAGATCCTCCTCTCCAAGGCACCCTCATCTCCCTGGCAGTGCAAGCTGAAGCCCCGGCCGTCAGGGCATCGAATGCTGGCCCTTCCTCTCTGGAGATACCAAGAGctcaggatggagaggaggaggcaggaggaggaggaggaggccaggtTGTCACAGAGCCAGGGGAAGATGGGCtag